The following are from one region of the Polaribacter marinaquae genome:
- the tsf gene encoding translation elongation factor Ts codes for MVKVSAADVKKLREATGAGMMDCKKALVEAEGNFDEAINILRKKGQKIAAKRADRESTEGVAVTRINDSKTEGVAIVLACETDFVGKNESFVALGGQFADIALNYADKESFLAADFGGMTVADKLVEQTGVIGEKLEITAFEKVEAAYVGAYTHIGKIAALVGLSAVVDNAETLSKDLAMQIASMGATTLSYKDLDPAYVAAETEARIAVIEKDNIELGRLGKTLKNVPQFISMSQLSDEVLAKAEEDAKAELKAEGKPEQIWDRILPGKMERFISDNTTLDTEQCLLDQSFIKDEKKTVAQYVKTFGDVEVSTFKRVTLG; via the coding sequence ATGGTAAAAGTAAGTGCTGCTGACGTTAAAAAATTAAGAGAAGCAACTGGAGCTGGTATGATGGACTGTAAAAAGGCATTAGTAGAAGCAGAAGGAAACTTTGACGAAGCAATAAACATTTTACGTAAAAAAGGTCAAAAAATTGCTGCTAAAAGAGCTGATAGAGAATCTACAGAAGGAGTTGCAGTAACTAGAATTAATGACTCTAAAACAGAAGGTGTAGCAATCGTATTAGCTTGTGAAACTGATTTTGTTGGTAAAAACGAATCTTTTGTAGCTTTAGGTGGTCAATTTGCAGACATCGCTTTAAATTACGCAGACAAAGAATCTTTCTTAGCTGCTGATTTTGGTGGAATGACTGTTGCTGATAAATTAGTTGAGCAAACTGGTGTTATTGGAGAGAAGTTAGAAATAACTGCTTTCGAAAAAGTAGAAGCAGCTTATGTTGGTGCTTATACTCACATTGGTAAAATTGCTGCTTTAGTTGGTTTATCTGCTGTTGTAGATAACGCAGAAACTTTATCTAAAGATCTTGCAATGCAAATTGCATCTATGGGAGCTACAACTTTATCTTACAAAGATTTAGACCCTGCTTATGTAGCTGCAGAAACTGAAGCTAGAATTGCAGTAATCGAAAAAGATAATATCGAGTTAGGTAGATTAGGAAAAACTTTAAAAAATGTTCCTCAATTTATTTCTATGTCTCAATTATCTGATGAAGTTTTAGCTAAAGCTGAAGAAGATGCAAAAGCAGAATTAAAAGCAGAAGGAAAACCAGAACAAATCTGGGATAGAATTTTACCAGGTAAAATGGAAAGATTTATTTCTGACAACACTACTTTAGATACAGAACAATGTCTTTTAGACCAATCTTTTATTAAAGATGAAAAGAAGACTGTTGCACAATACGTTAAAACGTTTGGTGATGTAGAAGTATCTACTTTTAAAAGAGTTACTTTAGGATAA
- the frr gene encoding ribosome recycling factor translates to MNEEIEFILDTTKEAMNNAIAHLEKELRTIRAGKATPAMLGNVMVDYYGSQTPLGQVANVSTPDPRTIAIQPWEKNMLQPIEKAIMIANLGFNPMNNGDIIMINVPPLTEERRINLAKQAKAEAENAKIGIRNARKDANNDIKKTDISDDLKKASEADIQKLTDSYVKITEEKLAIKEKEIMTV, encoded by the coding sequence ATGAACGAAGAAATTGAATTTATATTAGACACAACTAAAGAAGCAATGAATAATGCAATTGCTCATTTAGAAAAAGAATTAAGAACTATTAGAGCAGGTAAAGCTACACCTGCAATGTTAGGCAATGTAATGGTAGATTATTATGGTTCTCAAACTCCGTTAGGGCAAGTTGCAAACGTAAGTACACCAGACCCTAGAACTATTGCAATACAACCTTGGGAAAAAAACATGTTACAACCTATAGAAAAAGCAATTATGATTGCTAATTTAGGTTTTAACCCGATGAATAATGGTGACATAATAATGATTAACGTACCACCATTAACAGAAGAAAGAAGAATAAACTTAGCAAAACAAGCTAAAGCAGAAGCAGAAAATGCTAAGATTGGTATTAGAAATGCAAGAAAAGATGCAAACAACGATATCAAAAAAACAGATATTTCAGATGATTTAAAAAAGGCTTCTGAAGCAGATATACAAAAGCTAACAGATTCTTATGTTAAAATAACAGAGGAAAAATTAGCAATCAAAGAAAAAGAAATTATGACAGTTTAA
- the rpsI gene encoding 30S ribosomal protein S9: protein MDTVHKIGRRKTAVARIYLTEGKGNITVNKKDYKSYFTTGTLQYKVQQPLMLTENLESYDIKVNVYGGGITGQAEAIRLAITRALVSIDADHRAVLKPEGLLTRDPRMVERKKFGQKKARKKFQFSKR, encoded by the coding sequence ATGGATACAGTTCACAAAATAGGTAGAAGAAAAACAGCTGTTGCTCGTATTTATCTTACAGAAGGTAAAGGTAACATTACTGTAAACAAGAAAGACTATAAAAGTTATTTTACTACTGGTACTTTACAGTACAAAGTACAACAACCTTTAATGTTAACAGAAAACTTAGAATCTTACGATATTAAGGTTAACGTATATGGTGGTGGTATTACAGGACAAGCAGAAGCTATTCGTTTAGCAATCACTAGAGCTTTAGTTTCTATTGATGCAGACCATAGAGCTGTTTTAAAACCAGAAGGATTATTAACGCGTGACCCAAGAATGGTTGAACGTAAGAAATTTGGTCAGAAGAAAGCACGTAAAAAATTCCAATTCTCGAAACGTTAA
- the pyrH gene encoding UMP kinase, with protein MQYKRILLKLSGEALMGERQYGIDPKRLSEYAKEIKEVIAKGIEVAIVIGGGNIFRGVAGAANGMDRVQGDHMGMLATCINGLALQSALEDEGVYTRLQTALEIKEIAEPYIKRRAIRHLEKGRVVIFGAGTGNPYFTTDTAAVLRAIEIDADAILKGTRVDGVYNEDPEKNKDAIKFDTITFKEVIEKGLKVMDMTAFTLSEENKLPIIVFDMNTNGNLLKLVSGEKIGTIVDNQ; from the coding sequence ATGCAATATAAAAGAATACTCTTAAAATTAAGTGGCGAAGCATTAATGGGAGAAAGACAATATGGTATCGATCCAAAACGTCTTTCTGAATATGCTAAAGAAATTAAAGAAGTTATAGCAAAAGGTATCGAAGTAGCAATTGTTATTGGAGGTGGTAATATTTTTAGAGGTGTTGCTGGTGCTGCAAATGGCATGGATCGTGTTCAAGGAGACCATATGGGTATGTTAGCAACTTGTATTAATGGTTTAGCTTTACAAAGTGCTTTAGAAGACGAAGGCGTTTATACAAGACTACAAACAGCTCTAGAAATTAAAGAAATTGCAGAACCTTATATTAAAAGAAGAGCAATTAGACATTTAGAAAAAGGTAGAGTTGTAATTTTTGGAGCAGGAACAGGTAACCCATATTTTACAACAGATACAGCAGCTGTTTTAAGAGCAATCGAAATTGATGCAGATGCAATTTTAAAAGGAACTCGTGTAGACGGTGTTTATAACGAAGATCCCGAAAAGAATAAAGATGCTATTAAATTTGACACAATAACTTTTAAAGAAGTTATTGAGAAAGGTTTAAAAGTTATGGATATGACAGCATTTACGTTAAGTGAAGAAAATAAATTACCAATAATTGTATTTGACATGAATACCAACGGAAACTTACTAAAACTAGTTTCAGGTGAAAAAATTGGTACTATTGTTGATAATCAATAA
- a CDS encoding L-threonylcarbamoyladenylate synthase, producing the protein MSIISKDIQKAAQLLTDEKLVAIPTETVYGLAGNIFSEKAIKSIFSTKKRPFFNPLIVHIPSKEALKDIVVDIPEKAKLLADAFWPGSMTLVLKKNKNIPDLITAGKDTVAVRIPNHPVTLELLNSIDFPLAAPSANPFGSISPTKPEHVESYFSNEISQVLDGGSCANGIESTIIGFNNNEPIIYRLGALALEEIEAVVGKITILNKKEVKPDAPGMLARHYAPKTTTYLVDDVASEIQKHNDKKIGVLVFNSSVNNNEITEIILSKNNSMQEAATNLYNAMHTLDSQNLDIIIAERFPNNGLGKSINDRLQRATFK; encoded by the coding sequence ATGAGCATAATATCTAAAGACATACAAAAAGCAGCGCAATTATTAACTGATGAGAAGTTAGTAGCAATACCAACAGAAACAGTTTATGGATTGGCAGGAAATATTTTTAGTGAGAAAGCTATTAAAAGTATCTTTTCTACTAAAAAAAGACCTTTTTTTAATCCGTTAATTGTACATATCCCTTCTAAGGAAGCGCTAAAAGATATTGTTGTTGATATTCCAGAGAAAGCAAAATTATTAGCAGATGCTTTTTGGCCAGGTTCTATGACTTTAGTTTTAAAAAAGAATAAAAATATTCCTGACTTAATTACAGCCGGTAAAGACACTGTTGCTGTTCGTATACCAAATCACCCGGTAACATTAGAACTTTTAAATAGTATCGATTTTCCTTTGGCAGCGCCAAGTGCAAATCCTTTTGGTAGTATTAGCCCTACTAAACCAGAACATGTAGAAAGTTATTTTAGCAATGAAATTTCTCAGGTTTTAGACGGCGGATCTTGCGCAAACGGAATAGAATCTACTATTATTGGTTTTAACAACAACGAGCCAATTATTTATCGATTAGGTGCTTTGGCTTTAGAAGAAATAGAAGCTGTTGTTGGTAAAATTACAATTTTAAATAAGAAAGAAGTTAAACCTGATGCTCCTGGAATGTTGGCAAGACATTACGCACCAAAAACTACAACATATTTAGTTGATGATGTTGCTTCTGAAATACAAAAACATAACGATAAAAAAATCGGAGTTTTAGTATTTAATTCCTCTGTAAATAATAATGAGATAACAGAAATTATTCTTTCTAAAAACAATTCTATGCAAGAAGCTGCTACTAACCTATACAACGCCATGCACACTTTAGATAGCCAAAATTTAGATATTATAATTGCAGAGCGTTTTCCTAATAATGGCTTAGGAAAATCTATAAACGATAGATTACAACGCGCTACATTTAAATAA
- the rplM gene encoding 50S ribosomal protein L13, whose translation MNTLSYKTVSANSATVNKEWVLVDADGQTLGRLASKVAKLIRGKYKPNFTPHVDCGDNVVIINAEKINLTGNKWRDKSYIRHTGYPGGQRSLTATEMFEKDPTRLIEKAVKGMLPKNTLGSALYRNLYVYAGTEHKQAGQEPKAINLNDLK comes from the coding sequence ATGAACACATTAAGTTACAAAACAGTATCAGCAAACAGCGCTACCGTAAACAAGGAGTGGGTTTTAGTTGATGCGGACGGGCAAACGTTGGGTCGTCTAGCTTCTAAAGTAGCTAAGCTAATTAGAGGTAAATACAAGCCAAACTTTACTCCTCACGTAGATTGTGGAGACAACGTGGTTATTATCAACGCAGAAAAAATTAACCTTACTGGAAACAAGTGGAGAGACAAATCTTACATTCGTCACACAGGTTACCCAGGAGGACAAAGATCGTTAACTGCAACAGAAATGTTTGAGAAAGATCCTACAAGATTAATCGAAAAAGCAGTTAAAGGGATGTTACCAAAAAATACTTTGGGAAGCGCTTTATACAGAAACTTGTATGTATATGCAGGTACAGAGCACAAACAAGCAGGTCAAGAACCTAAAGCTATTAACCTAAACGATCTTAAATAA
- the rpsB gene encoding 30S ribosomal protein S2, whose translation MANVNIQELLDSGVHFGHLTRKWNPNMAPYIYTERNGVHIIDLYKTAAKIEETSEALKKIANSGRKILFVATKKQAKDIVAEKAKSVSMPYITERWPGGMLTNFVTIRKAVKKMAQIDRMKTDGSFDALSKREKLQINRQREKLEKNLGSISDMTRLPGALFVVDIKKEHIAVAEAQKLNIPIFAMVDTNSDPRQVDYVIPANDDASKSIDKVLSFVTDAVAEGLSDRKADKEKVKEAKAEAPKKAEAASEEKK comes from the coding sequence ATGGCAAACGTAAACATTCAAGAATTATTAGATAGTGGTGTACACTTCGGACACCTTACTAGAAAATGGAACCCAAACATGGCTCCTTATATTTATACAGAAAGAAATGGTGTTCACATCATCGATTTGTATAAAACAGCAGCTAAAATAGAAGAAACTTCAGAAGCTTTAAAAAAGATCGCTAACTCTGGACGTAAAATTTTATTTGTTGCTACAAAAAAGCAAGCTAAAGATATTGTTGCAGAAAAAGCAAAATCTGTAAGCATGCCTTATATTACAGAAAGATGGCCTGGGGGAATGTTAACTAACTTTGTTACTATTAGAAAAGCTGTTAAGAAAATGGCTCAGATTGATAGAATGAAGACAGATGGTTCTTTTGATGCATTATCTAAAAGAGAAAAATTACAAATTAATCGTCAAAGAGAAAAATTAGAAAAGAATTTAGGTTCTATCTCTGATATGACTCGTTTACCTGGTGCATTATTTGTAGTAGACATCAAAAAAGAGCACATTGCTGTAGCAGAAGCTCAAAAATTAAACATTCCAATTTTTGCAATGGTAGATACAAACTCTGATCCAAGACAAGTAGACTACGTAATTCCTGCAAACGATGATGCTTCTAAGTCTATAGACAAAGTATTATCTTTTGTTACTGATGCAGTTGCAGAAGGTTTATCTGATAGAAAAGCAGATAAAGAAAAAGTAAAAGAAGCAAAAGCAGAAGCTCCTAAAAAAGCAGAAGCTGCTTCAGAAGAAAAAAAATAA
- a CDS encoding efflux RND transporter permease subunit, translating to MNFWTKAAGLILRNRYLVLLIIALITAFLASQMKYMKFSYTEANLLPEDHAANLEYNKFLEIFGEEGNLVILGVKDSTVFTPEKFNAWNKLVEQFDAREEIDFTVSIADVQKLKADRKKRKFILEPLYEKNPTTKEEVNAIKTQLFEKLPFYDNLLYNKETGTLQTAIYIKKEIINTPQRRDFIFDVLIPAIEKFEKENNLDVRVSGMPYIRTLNAQNIQDEILLFVVGALGITALIFFFFFRSFRATFITLLVVLIGVIWAFGFIGLFRYEITVLSALIPPLIIVIGVPNAVFLINKYQQEIKKHGQQAKALQRVISKIGNATLMTNITTASGFATFVFVKSNLLREFGILASVNIISIFILALLIIPIIYSFMPLPKKKHLNHLERKWIENVVNWMEKMVKNQRITIYFATVIVIVLGIIGVYKIRVSGSLIEDMPKKMDFYKDIRFFEKEFGGIMPLEILIDTKKDKGVMKLSTLKKMEELNETIETFPELSKPISVVNLVKYSKQAYYKGNPRYYQLPTNQEQSYIFSYTKNSNSDAGMLKTFVDSTGRYARITTFMKDIGTDKMDIIQERLKAVIAKEFPEDKYTVSLTGKALVFIKGTNYLINNLVISLSLAILLIAIFMAWMFRSPQMILISLIPNMLPLLITAGLMGFLDIPIKPSTILVFSIAFGISVDDTIHFLAKYRQELIANRWKIKPSVYSALKETGVSMFYTSIVLFFGFLVFTLSSFGGTIALGGLVSVTLLLAMVSNLLLLPSLLLTFEKKIANKKVFKEPKMRIFPPKEDKIEE from the coding sequence ATGAATTTCTGGACAAAAGCAGCTGGTTTAATATTAAGAAACCGATACTTGGTTTTATTAATAATTGCACTAATAACAGCTTTTTTAGCATCTCAAATGAAGTATATGAAATTCTCATATACAGAAGCAAATCTTTTACCAGAAGATCATGCTGCAAATCTAGAGTATAATAAATTCTTAGAAATTTTTGGTGAAGAAGGTAATTTAGTAATCTTAGGCGTTAAAGATTCAACCGTTTTTACACCAGAAAAATTTAATGCTTGGAATAAATTAGTAGAGCAATTTGATGCTAGAGAAGAAATAGATTTTACAGTATCTATTGCCGATGTACAAAAATTAAAAGCAGATAGAAAAAAGAGAAAGTTTATCTTAGAACCGCTATACGAAAAAAATCCAACTACTAAAGAAGAGGTTAACGCAATAAAAACACAACTTTTTGAAAAGCTTCCTTTTTACGACAACCTACTTTATAACAAAGAAACAGGTACTTTACAAACCGCAATTTATATTAAAAAGGAAATTATAAACACACCTCAAAGAAGAGATTTTATTTTTGATGTTTTAATTCCTGCCATAGAAAAATTTGAAAAAGAAAACAATCTAGATGTTAGGGTTTCTGGGATGCCATATATTAGAACCTTAAATGCCCAAAATATTCAAGATGAAATTTTACTTTTTGTAGTAGGTGCATTAGGTATTACTGCATTAATATTTTTCTTTTTCTTTAGATCTTTTAGAGCAACATTTATAACACTTCTTGTAGTTCTAATTGGTGTTATTTGGGCTTTTGGTTTTATAGGATTGTTTCGATATGAAATTACTGTTTTATCAGCTTTAATTCCGCCATTAATTATCGTTATTGGTGTACCAAATGCGGTATTTCTTATCAACAAATATCAACAGGAAATAAAAAAACACGGCCAGCAAGCAAAAGCTTTACAGCGTGTAATTTCTAAAATTGGTAACGCTACTTTAATGACAAATATTACCACGGCTTCTGGTTTTGCAACATTTGTCTTTGTAAAAAGTAATTTACTTAGAGAGTTTGGTATTCTAGCCTCTGTAAACATAATTAGTATCTTTATTTTAGCTCTATTGATAATACCAATTATCTATAGTTTTATGCCACTTCCTAAGAAAAAACACTTGAACCATTTAGAAAGAAAATGGATTGAGAATGTTGTGAATTGGATGGAGAAAATGGTGAAAAATCAAAGAATTACTATTTATTTTGCAACCGTTATCGTTATTGTTTTAGGTATAATTGGAGTTTATAAAATTCGAGTTTCTGGTAGCTTAATAGAAGACATGCCTAAGAAAATGGATTTCTATAAAGACATTCGTTTTTTTGAAAAAGAGTTTGGTGGTATCATGCCTTTAGAGATTTTGATTGATACAAAAAAAGATAAAGGAGTCATGAAACTTTCAACTTTAAAAAAGATGGAAGAATTAAATGAAACCATTGAAACTTTTCCAGAATTATCGAAACCAATTTCTGTCGTAAACCTAGTTAAATATTCTAAACAGGCATATTATAAGGGAAATCCAAGATATTATCAGTTACCAACAAATCAAGAACAAAGTTATATTTTTTCTTACACAAAAAACTCTAACAGTGATGCTGGCATGCTTAAAACCTTTGTAGATTCTACAGGTAGATATGCAAGAATTACAACTTTTATGAAAGATATTGGTACCGATAAAATGGATATCATTCAAGAACGATTAAAAGCAGTAATCGCAAAAGAATTTCCAGAAGATAAGTATACAGTTTCTTTAACTGGTAAGGCTTTGGTTTTTATAAAAGGGACTAATTACTTGATTAACAATTTAGTAATTTCTTTGTCATTAGCTATTTTATTAATTGCAATATTTATGGCTTGGATGTTTAGATCACCACAAATGATCTTAATTTCTTTGATACCAAACATGCTTCCTTTATTAATTACTGCAGGTTTAATGGGCTTTTTAGACATCCCTATAAAACCATCTACAATTTTAGTATTTAGTATTGCTTTTGGTATTTCTGTTGATGATACCATTCATTTTTTAGCAAAATATAGACAAGAATTGATCGCTAATAGATGGAAAATTAAACCTTCTGTTTATTCAGCATTAAAAGAAACTGGTGTAAGTATGTTTTACACTTCTATAGTTTTATTTTTTGGCTTTTTAGTATTTACACTTTCTAGTTTTGGTGGTACAATTGCTTTGGGTGGTTTGGTTTCTGTAACCTTGCTTTTAGCCATGGTTTCTAACCTACTTTTACTACCTTCTTTGTTACTTACTTTTGAAAAGAAAATTGCAAACAAGAAGGTATTTAAAGAACCTAAAATGAGAATTTTCCCTCCGAAGGAAGATAAAATTGAAGAATAA
- a CDS encoding DUF5916 domain-containing protein, which yields MKFLITLLTVFSAFCLYAQEASQTKLPKRIYTTKKLKKAPIIDGDVSDDAWNVVEWSSDFVEKSPDEGTPPAHQTMFKVMYDAKYLYIALRALDANPELIQQRLSRRDGFAGDRINVIIDSYHDKRTAFVFTTTAAGVKGEEIATGNGDNFDESWNPIWYTDAQVDDKGWTAEMKIPFSQLRFGNAKEQIWGFNVNRTIFRLQERSLWQRIPNDQAGFISEAGELHGLIDLVSQKQLEVQPFTVMQYDNYLAEPNNPYRDGSDFKLNAGLDAKIGITNDLTLDLTINPDFGQVEADPGAIALDGFQIFFREQRPFFVENKNIFDFRFANGRDNLFYSRRIGRNPHRGANLQAGEFADVPQNSTILGAAKFSGKTQNGWSIGVLESVTANEFAEIRQVDGSTREEIVEPLTNYFVTRVQKDFNERNSYIGGIATATNRNLDGNFNELHKSAYTAGVDFRHTWQDREFYVEGNSILSRVNGSKEAISNTQKSIARLFQRVDADYINLDENRTSLTGTGGRVEAGKQGGGNWRYNAGFVWRSPELELNDVGFLRQTDEMIQFTEARYLWQVPTDIYRNMNLRLEQSTSYDFGGNLNRFRYELQGDISWINNWSTSGGFGSSNNIHRNAFLRGGPRWRAADDIFYYASINSDRSKKFSFRVSYLKVKSEEDVFNRNRYTFRINYQPFDSFSMSLDNSLSKTQDRTQYVTTADFGNLKRYILGNIKNDTWSSTLRLNYSLNPNFSVQFYGQPYISRGRYSNFNYVNNSVASSIDDRVNFYTENQISKTTTNSGSSIYTIDENLDNDTYSFSNPDFSFVQLQTNLVVRWEYIPGSELFLVWARGSAGSQNINDSLTDSVSNQIFDVPANDTFLLKATYRFVR from the coding sequence ATGAAGTTTTTAATTACATTATTAACTGTTTTTTCTGCATTTTGCCTTTATGCACAAGAAGCCTCTCAAACTAAATTACCTAAGAGAATTTATACTACAAAAAAACTAAAAAAAGCACCTATTATTGATGGTGATGTTTCTGATGATGCATGGAATGTGGTAGAATGGTCTTCTGATTTTGTAGAAAAATCTCCAGATGAAGGCACACCGCCTGCGCACCAAACAATGTTTAAAGTTATGTACGATGCAAAGTATTTATACATCGCATTAAGAGCTTTAGATGCTAATCCAGAATTAATTCAACAAAGATTAAGTAGAAGAGATGGTTTTGCAGGAGATAGAATAAATGTAATTATAGATAGTTATCACGATAAAAGAACCGCTTTTGTTTTTACTACAACTGCTGCAGGAGTAAAAGGTGAAGAGATTGCTACAGGTAACGGTGATAATTTTGATGAAAGTTGGAACCCTATTTGGTATACAGATGCACAAGTAGATGATAAAGGATGGACCGCAGAAATGAAGATTCCATTTAGTCAATTACGTTTTGGTAATGCTAAAGAACAAATTTGGGGTTTTAATGTTAATAGAACTATTTTTAGGTTACAAGAAAGGTCTTTATGGCAAAGAATACCTAACGATCAAGCTGGTTTTATTAGTGAGGCCGGAGAATTACATGGTTTAATCGATTTGGTGTCTCAAAAACAACTAGAGGTACAGCCGTTTACTGTTATGCAATATGATAATTATCTTGCAGAACCAAATAACCCTTACAGAGATGGAAGTGATTTTAAATTAAATGCAGGTTTAGATGCTAAAATCGGAATTACAAACGATTTAACTTTAGATCTTACTATTAATCCTGATTTTGGACAAGTAGAAGCAGACCCTGGAGCTATTGCTTTAGACGGATTTCAAATATTTTTTAGAGAACAAAGACCCTTTTTTGTAGAGAATAAAAATATTTTTGACTTTAGATTTGCAAATGGTAGAGACAATCTTTTTTATAGCAGAAGAATTGGTAGAAATCCTCATAGAGGTGCCAATTTGCAAGCGGGAGAATTTGCAGATGTTCCGCAAAATTCAACAATTTTAGGAGCAGCTAAGTTTTCTGGTAAAACACAAAATGGATGGTCTATTGGTGTTTTAGAGAGTGTTACTGCTAATGAATTTGCAGAAATAAGACAAGTAGATGGTAGTACTAGAGAAGAAATAGTAGAGCCTTTAACAAATTACTTCGTTACAAGAGTTCAGAAAGATTTTAATGAAAGAAATTCTTACATCGGTGGTATTGCAACGGCTACAAATAGAAATTTAGATGGTAATTTTAATGAGTTGCATAAATCTGCCTATACAGCAGGTGTAGATTTTAGACACACTTGGCAAGATAGGGAGTTCTATGTAGAAGGAAATAGTATTTTAAGTCGTGTTAACGGTAGTAAAGAAGCAATTTCTAATACACAAAAATCAATTGCTAGATTATTTCAAAGAGTTGATGCAGATTATATTAATTTAGATGAAAATAGAACTTCTTTAACAGGTACAGGTGGTAGAGTAGAGGCAGGTAAGCAAGGTGGTGGTAATTGGCGTTATAATGCTGGTTTTGTATGGCGTTCTCCGGAATTAGAATTGAATGATGTTGGCTTTTTAAGACAAACCGATGAGATGATTCAATTTACAGAAGCAAGATATTTATGGCAAGTTCCTACTGACATTTATAGAAATATGAATTTACGTTTAGAGCAATCTACAAGTTACGATTTTGGAGGTAATTTAAATCGATTTAGATATGAATTACAAGGAGACATCAGTTGGATAAACAATTGGTCTACAAGCGGTGGATTTGGATCTAGTAATAACATCCATAGAAATGCTTTTTTAAGAGGTGGTCCGCGTTGGCGTGCTGCAGATGATATTTTTTATTATGCTTCAATAAATTCTGATAGAAGTAAGAAATTTAGTTTTAGAGTTAGTTACCTTAAAGTTAAAAGTGAAGAAGATGTTTTTAATAGAAATAGGTATACATTTAGAATTAATTATCAACCTTTTGATTCTTTTAGCATGTCTTTAGATAATTCTTTAAGTAAAACACAAGATAGAACACAATATGTTACTACTGCAGATTTTGGTAATTTAAAACGATACATTTTAGGTAATATTAAAAATGATACTTGGTCTTCTACTTTGCGATTAAATTATAGTTTAAATCCTAATTTTTCTGTTCAATTTTATGGACAACCTTATATTTCTAGAGGTAGATATTCTAACTTTAATTATGTAAATAATTCTGTAGCAAGTTCTATTGACGATCGTGTTAATTTTTATACTGAGAATCAAATATCTAAAACCACAACAAATTCTGGTAGCAGCATTTATACTATTGATGAAAACTTAGATAATGACACGTATTCGTTTTCGAATCCAGATTTTTCATTTGTACAATTACAAACAAACTTAGTGGTAAGATGGGAATATATACCTGGTTCGGAATTATTTTTAGTTTGGGCTAGAGGTTCTGCAGGTTCTCAAAATATAAACGACTCTTTAACTGATAGTGTAAGCAATCAAATTTTTGATGTTCCTGCTAATGATACTTTTCTATTAAAAGCAACGTATAGGTTTGTAAGATAA